One segment of Eriocheir sinensis breed Jianghai 21 chromosome 69, ASM2467909v1, whole genome shotgun sequence DNA contains the following:
- the LOC126988438 gene encoding zinc finger protein 708-like, translated as MTSTSTPSHSGGRLHERHDGGRKLSKNSTLNTHTLTHTGERNQEREVSGKGSSVKSSFNQHTVRYNGERNHQCGVCGKQFALKSVFNRHVHIHAGETNYKCDEVFRGKSELNKHTLTHTGEKNHECEICGKRFTLKSHLNRHSLIHTGEKNHECEICGKRFTLKSTLKDHTLTHTGEKNHECEICGKLFSRKNHLNTHTLTHTGEKNHECKFCGKLFNLKSTLYNHILTHTGEKKYECEFCGKRFYYKCYLDNHTLTHTGEKKHECKSCGKRFTQKCDLNSHTLTHIGAKNHECEFCGKRFTLKSHLNSHTLTHTGKRPHECLECGKRFITKTHLNRHTFRHSGLRKFKCDVCGKHFKVKRDIARHMKIHFH; from the coding sequence atgacctcaacaagtACACCCTCACACTCTGGTGGAAGACTTCATGAACGCCATGACGGTGGTAGAAAATTAAGTAAGAATAgtacccttaacacacacacccttacacacactggtgaaagaaaccaagaaagagAAGTTAGTGGAAAAGGATCCAGTGTGAAGAGTTCCTTCAACCAACACACTGTTAGATAcaatggtgaaagaaatcatcAATGTGGAGTTTGTGGAAAACAGTTTGCTCTGAAGAGTGTCTTCAACAGACATGTTCATATACACGCTGGTGAAACAAATTATAAATGTGATGAAGTATTCAGGGGGAAGTCTGAACTGaacaaacacacccttacacacactggtgaaaaaaatcatgaatgtgaaatttgCGGGAAACGATTTACGctgaagagtcacctcaacagacaCTCTCTCATACatactggtgaaaaaaatcatgaatgtgaaatttgtgggaaacgatttactctgaagagtaccctcaaagaccacaccctcacacacactggtgaaaaaaatcatgaatgtgaaatttgtgggaaactaTTTTCTCGGAAAAATCAcctcaacacccacaccctcacacacactggtgaaaaaaatcatgaatgtaaaTTTTGTGGGAAACTGTTTAATTTGAAGAGCACCCTCTACAACCACATTttaacacacactggtgaaaaaaaatatgaatgtgaATTTTGTGGGAAACGATTTTATTATAAGTGTTACCTCGAcaaccacaccctcacacacactggtgaaaagaaACATGAATGTAAATCTTGTGGAAAACGATTTACTCAGAAGTGTGACCTCAacagccacaccctcacacacattgGTGccaaaaatcatgaatgtgaatttTGTGGGAAGCGATTTACTctgaagagtcacctcaacagccacaccctcacacacactggcaaaagacctcatgaatgcttagagtgtggcaaaaggttcattACCAAGACTCATTTGAACAGACATaccttcagacactctggcctgagaaagttcaagtgtgatgtttgtggaaaacATTTCAAGGTTAAGAGGGATATTGCCagacacatgaagatccacttccacTGA
- the LOC126988443 gene encoding gastrula zinc finger protein XlCGF7.1-like, with protein sequence MNTMCSQRFNMESSLNLHILTDTKERPHECQECGKKFSMKCNLKQHILTHTGVKPHECQECGRKFTQKSTLKTHTLTHTGERPHKCQECGRKFSTKRILNSHTLTHTGERPYECHECGKRFSRKDGLNKHILTHTGERPYKCQECGKGFTMSNSLNIHTLTHTGEKPHECRECGKTFRSKTNLRTHSVTHNDERKHECDVCGRLFTLRCNLREHILVHIDERNYGCGVCGKRFNLKRDLKAHTLSTHSERPHECLECGKRFIYKTHLNRHAFSHSGLKELKCDVCGKYFKKKGDIARHMKIHFP encoded by the coding sequence ATGAATACCATGTGTAGCCAAAGGTTCAATATGGAGAGTAGCCTTAATTTACACATCCTTACAGACACTAaggaaagacctcatgaatgccaagaatgtggcaaaaagttcagcaTGAAGTGTAATCTCAAgcaacacatccttacacacactggtgtaaaacctcatgaatgccaagagtgtggcagaaAGTTTActcagaagagtaccctcaagacccacacccttacacacactggagaAAGACCTCAcaaatgccaagagtgtggcagaaAGTTCAGCACAAAGCGTATCCTCAactcacacacccttacacacactggtgaaagaccttaCGAATGTCATGAATGTGGCAAAAGATTCAGTAGGAAGGATGGCCTCAACAaacacatcctcacacacactggaGAAAGACCTTACAAATGCCAGGAGTGTGGCAAAGGGTTCACTATGAGTAACAGCTTGAAcatacacactcttacacacactggtgaaaaacccCACGAGTGCCGTGAATGTGGCAAAACATTCAGGTCTAAGACTAACCTCCGGACACACAGTGTTACACACAATGATGAGAGAAAGCATGAATGTGATGTTTGTGGGAGACTATTCACTCTACGGTGTAACCTCAGAGAACACATCCTTGTACACATTGATGAAAGAAATTATGGGTGTGGAGTTTGTGGGAAGCGATTCAATCTTAAGCGTGACCTCAAAGCACACACCCTGTCAACACAcagtgaaagacctcatgaatgcttagagtgtggcaaaaggttcattTATAAGACTCATTTGAACAGGCATGCCTTCAGCCACTCTGGCCTGAAAGAGTtaaagtgtgatgtttgtgggaaatatttcaagaagaagggagatattgccagacacatgaagatccactttccttag